In the genome of Rhodoferax sp. BAB1, one region contains:
- a CDS encoding AraC family transcriptional regulator — translation MLCGFSVTTSSIVSSAVKIFQGRFGRVALLDMNAPLVGHAHHHCHILIKAGGVDGAFRVRGELAPLTDDLAVLVNAWEHHAYEHPAPPAQNTLILALYIEPGWLAEIQRSLALSSHPRFFPKSTVKLNAVTRKNVEEFVLELWWADEVSPGRLEHLLFELIIEVIESCSGWRDLSSLLKSRPPAAMDPRIRQTIAVMKQDVAGDFDVDDLADKAGLSRAHFFTLFQRDTQVTPLVYANVLRFEAAVQRLTQGRDSVGDIAHDLGFSAPSHFSRFFRAHLGITPTDYRRVVNLFDPPAEGADLL, via the coding sequence ATGCTGTGCGGGTTTTCCGTCACCACATCATCCATCGTGTCGTCAGCAGTCAAAATCTTCCAGGGGCGGTTCGGGCGCGTTGCTTTGCTCGACATGAATGCGCCTCTGGTCGGGCACGCCCATCACCACTGTCACATCCTGATCAAGGCCGGTGGTGTTGACGGCGCCTTTCGAGTGCGCGGAGAACTCGCACCGCTGACCGATGACCTGGCGGTGCTGGTCAACGCCTGGGAACACCATGCCTATGAGCACCCGGCACCACCGGCACAAAACACCCTGATCCTGGCGCTCTACATTGAGCCAGGTTGGCTGGCCGAGATCCAGCGCTCGCTGGCGCTGTCCAGTCATCCGCGTTTCTTTCCCAAGTCCACTGTGAAGCTCAACGCGGTGACGCGTAAGAATGTCGAGGAATTTGTGCTGGAGTTGTGGTGGGCTGACGAGGTGTCGCCCGGCCGGTTGGAGCATCTGCTGTTCGAGCTGATCATCGAGGTGATAGAAAGCTGCTCGGGCTGGCGTGACCTGTCCAGCCTGCTCAAGAGCCGCCCACCGGCGGCCATGGACCCGCGCATCCGCCAGACGATTGCGGTGATGAAACAGGATGTCGCCGGCGACTTCGATGTTGATGACCTGGCCGACAAGGCCGGCCTGTCGCGGGCCCATTTCTTCACGCTGTTCCAGCGCGATACCCAGGTCACCCCTCTGGTCTACGCCAACGTGCTGCGCTTCGAGGCTGCGGTCCAGCGATTGACCCAGGGGCGCGATTCTGTTGGCGATATCGCGCACGATCTGGGTTTTTCGGCGCCCAGCCATTTCTCGCGCTTCTTCCGCGCCCACCTGGGTATCACGCCCACCGACTATCGGCGTGTGGTCAACCTGTTCGATCCGCCCGCTGAAGGCGCCGACCTGTTGTAA
- a CDS encoding sterol desaturase family protein, with protein MNREQEIVARSNAFRDEYRASTPGWYRGEMHLAFTLTFTIGVIWYCASQLGTTVWQEWVYVVVPMFLFGNWAEWAAHRYLLHSPKSLLKMAYKRHVATHHQFFSHKTLDYHGHRDWRALLFPPFAPVMFVMAALPAAIALGALWTANAGYIAMMTMAGYFLMYEGLHTLSHIEHPLLDRLPLVNTVRRMHVLHHNPDFMHTRNFNLTFPLCDALFGTSDLNSGVVGTLFNGMSDENRKEEDRRKLEAQQVERNTGTH; from the coding sequence ATGAACAGAGAACAGGAAATCGTTGCCCGCTCTAACGCGTTTCGCGACGAGTACCGCGCCTCCACGCCGGGCTGGTACCGGGGTGAGATGCATCTGGCCTTCACGCTGACATTCACCATCGGCGTCATCTGGTACTGCGCCAGCCAACTCGGCACCACCGTCTGGCAGGAGTGGGTCTACGTGGTGGTTCCGATGTTCCTTTTTGGCAACTGGGCCGAGTGGGCGGCGCACCGCTACCTGCTGCACAGCCCCAAGAGCCTGTTGAAGATGGCCTACAAGCGGCACGTGGCGACACACCACCAGTTCTTCTCGCACAAGACGCTGGACTATCACGGCCACCGCGACTGGCGTGCGCTGCTGTTCCCGCCGTTCGCGCCCGTCATGTTCGTGATGGCCGCGCTGCCGGCGGCCATCGCGCTCGGCGCGCTGTGGACGGCGAACGCAGGCTACATCGCCATGATGACCATGGCCGGCTACTTCCTGATGTACGAGGGCCTGCACACGCTATCGCACATCGAGCACCCGCTGCTGGACCGCCTCCCGCTGGTCAACACCGTGCGCCGCATGCACGTGCTGCACCACAACCCGGACTTCATGCACACGCGCAACTTCAACCTGACCTTCCCGCTCTGCGACGCGCTGTTCGGCACCAGCGACCTCAACTCGGGTGTGGTTGGCACGCTGTTCAACGGCATGTCGGATGAGAACCGCAAGGAAGAAGATCGCCGCAAGCTCGAGGCGCAGCAAGTCGAGCGCAACACCGGCACTCACTGA
- a CDS encoding branched-chain amino acid ABC transporter permease produces the protein MEVLLQVLIGGVLLGGLYALVAFGLSLIYGVVRILNFAHGTLLAVSGVLASLAYASWQLHPLLIAVLLAPLLFVCAYGYYHVLLRPLSKRNHFESTVGTVLVTVGTLMILSDLTAKAAGATQRNIPLRLEALEFGEIVISTTQLLILLGIALLTVVMHLILTCTWFGRAVRAVTQDPVGAQICGVQSTRMKALTFAFGSATVAVAAVLYVLSFPVDPYMGFGLTVKAFTIIVVGGVGNLPGALLAGIFLGVAEGLTGLYWKPEWAPALSVVLMLLILVAYPKGVGVKA, from the coding sequence ATGGAAGTCCTGCTCCAGGTTCTTATCGGTGGGGTGCTGCTGGGCGGACTGTACGCGCTGGTCGCGTTCGGTCTGTCGCTGATCTACGGCGTCGTGCGCATCCTTAACTTTGCACACGGCACCCTGCTGGCGGTCAGCGGCGTGCTCGCCAGCTTGGCGTACGCCAGCTGGCAGCTGCACCCGCTGCTGATCGCCGTGCTGCTGGCGCCGTTGCTGTTCGTCTGCGCCTACGGCTACTACCACGTGCTGCTGCGCCCGCTGTCCAAGCGCAACCACTTCGAGTCCACGGTGGGCACGGTGCTGGTGACCGTCGGCACGCTGATGATCCTTTCGGACCTTACGGCCAAGGCTGCTGGTGCCACCCAGCGCAACATTCCCTTGCGGCTGGAGGCGTTGGAGTTCGGCGAGATCGTCATCTCGACCACCCAGCTGTTGATCCTCCTGGGCATCGCGCTGCTGACCGTGGTGATGCACCTGATTCTCACGTGCACCTGGTTCGGCCGTGCGGTGCGCGCGGTGACACAGGATCCGGTGGGGGCCCAGATCTGCGGCGTGCAGAGCACGCGCATGAAGGCGTTGACCTTTGCCTTCGGCTCGGCGACTGTCGCCGTCGCGGCCGTGCTCTACGTGCTGTCCTTCCCCGTGGATCCCTACATGGGCTTCGGCCTGACGGTCAAGGCCTTCACCATCATCGTCGTCGGTGGCGTCGGCAACCTGCCGGGCGCCCTGTTGGCGGGGATCTTTCTCGGCGTGGCCGAAGGCCTGACTGGCCTGTACTGGAAGCCCGAATGGGCGCCTGCGCTCAGCGTTGTCCTGATGCTGCTGATCCTGGTCGCCTATCCCAAGGGCGTTGGAGTCAAAGCATGA
- a CDS encoding branched-chain amino acid ABC transporter ATP-binding protein/permease, whose amino-acid sequence MSRTAGWLTGGVGVLALAVLPFVGNAYITTIAFTVLIAYILGQSWDWVAGEMGYVNLGHYCFYGIGAYAFSIALVGQWPLVVAIGFAVLITALAALVISVPLFRLHGDYFAFGTLALLPLMEVLAYNLTPVTNGADGIVLPVEQVLKPAYLISLGVCVLTFIVTLRINAARFGYALKSIRNDEQVAETVGVRIAPVKRRVLMLSAGFGAVAGALQAWQMSYIDPATVFGLNVALVPVAMVLFAGSGLRWGPLVGVLVLATLQQWLLVSMKGFQATLYGLIVLLIGRFMPGGFLRAKWVRRVPLLSALAREHHEYMGESDAQAALQVAKDGTAVALPLPRIQSESGKPLIELQNVRMQFGGNVAVNDVSLSIRQGEIVGLIGPNGSGKTTLFNCISRVYTPTGGRVMFAGQDLSRASRDEIARLGVGRTYQIPRPFGDLTVQENIAIPLMFSEAPLSPRDAMREARSFIEYAELSHRLRDRADSLSVQERKALEFARALACKPRLLLVDEVASGLTPVEVQRFVEHIRHVRDRYGITVIWVEHIFSALEKVVDRVIVLEQGSMIADGPLSQVVKDERVLNTYLGSAAQASTKTKAQKSPQRVEGVV is encoded by the coding sequence ATGTCACGCACCGCCGGATGGCTGACCGGCGGCGTCGGAGTGCTGGCCCTGGCCGTGCTGCCCTTCGTCGGCAACGCCTACATCACCACCATCGCATTCACCGTGCTGATCGCCTACATCCTTGGCCAGAGCTGGGACTGGGTTGCCGGCGAGATGGGTTACGTCAACCTGGGGCACTACTGCTTCTACGGCATCGGGGCCTACGCCTTCTCGATTGCGCTGGTCGGCCAATGGCCTCTGGTCGTCGCGATTGGCTTTGCGGTGCTGATCACAGCCCTGGCTGCGCTCGTCATCTCGGTGCCCCTGTTCCGACTGCACGGCGACTACTTTGCCTTTGGCACGCTTGCGCTGCTGCCGCTCATGGAGGTGCTGGCCTACAACCTCACGCCGGTGACCAACGGGGCCGACGGCATCGTTTTGCCGGTGGAGCAGGTCCTCAAGCCGGCCTACCTGATCTCTCTCGGGGTGTGCGTGCTGACCTTCATCGTCACACTGCGCATCAATGCGGCGCGCTTCGGCTACGCGCTCAAGAGCATCCGCAACGATGAGCAGGTGGCCGAGACCGTGGGTGTGCGCATCGCGCCGGTCAAGCGGCGCGTGCTGATGCTAAGCGCCGGCTTCGGCGCTGTGGCCGGCGCCTTGCAGGCCTGGCAGATGAGCTATATCGACCCGGCCACCGTCTTCGGCCTGAATGTGGCGCTGGTGCCGGTGGCCATGGTGCTGTTTGCCGGCTCCGGCCTGCGCTGGGGTCCGCTGGTTGGCGTGCTGGTGCTGGCCACGCTGCAGCAATGGCTGCTGGTCAGCATGAAGGGCTTCCAGGCCACCCTGTACGGCCTGATCGTGCTGCTGATCGGGCGCTTCATGCCCGGCGGCTTCCTGCGCGCAAAGTGGGTACGACGCGTGCCGCTGCTCAGTGCCCTGGCGCGCGAGCATCACGAGTACATGGGCGAGTCGGATGCCCAGGCGGCTCTCCAGGTGGCCAAGGACGGCACCGCCGTGGCGCTGCCGCTGCCGCGCATCCAGTCGGAGAGCGGGAAGCCCCTGATCGAGTTGCAGAACGTACGCATGCAGTTCGGCGGCAACGTCGCCGTCAACGACGTCAGCCTGAGTATTCGCCAGGGCGAGATCGTCGGCCTGATCGGGCCCAACGGCTCGGGCAAGACGACCCTGTTCAACTGCATTTCGCGGGTGTACACGCCTACCGGGGGGCGCGTGATGTTTGCCGGCCAGGACTTGAGCCGGGCCAGCCGTGACGAGATCGCTCGTCTGGGCGTCGGACGCACCTACCAGATCCCGCGCCCCTTCGGGGACCTGACGGTGCAGGAGAACATCGCCATTCCCTTGATGTTCAGCGAAGCTCCGCTGTCGCCGCGCGATGCGATGCGCGAGGCGCGTTCCTTCATCGAGTACGCCGAGTTGAGCCACCGCCTGCGCGACCGTGCCGACAGCCTGTCGGTGCAAGAGCGCAAGGCGCTGGAATTCGCCCGTGCGCTGGCCTGCAAGCCGCGCCTGCTGCTGGTCGATGAGGTCGCCTCGGGCCTGACGCCGGTCGAGGTGCAGCGCTTCGTCGAGCACATCCGGCACGTGCGCGACCGCTACGGCATCACCGTGATCTGGGTGGAGCACATCTTCTCGGCCTTGGAGAAGGTGGTCGACCGGGTCATCGTTCTGGAGCAGGGTTCGATGATCGCCGACGGTCCCCTGAGCCAGGTGGTCAAGGACGAGCGTGTGCTCAATACCTATCTTGGCAGCGCTGCCCAGGCCAGCACCAAGACCAAGGCGCAGAAATCCCCGCAGCGGGTAGAGGGAGTTGTCTGA
- a CDS encoding aldehyde dehydrogenase family protein encodes MSLEARNLIDGQWQDAASGRFEPSLNPADGAVIGRYAASGEVDAQAAIAAARCAFDRPDWAQSPRLRQQVMLNWADRLEARADALARLLTLENGKVLAQSHGEIGAAISEIRYYAGLTRYIPGHVFEVEPGVYSTLLKEPAGVAGIIVPWNAPVVLLIRSLTPALAVGCTTVIKPAPQTALITAAVIAELHAVAKLPKGVINLVSELGHDVAQALTTSAGVDVISFTGSNATGQRIMAAAAPTMKKLSLELGGKSCCLVFDDVDVARIAPQLAAAATIISGQQCTAARRVLVHASRYEEMKVALSGALQALVVAPGGAAGAHVGPLIDAPSHRRVGELIQQAMDMADEVILRGGRPSGLPAAGHFMSPTLVAHRDTSAFFVQDEIFGPFVVLEKFEDEREAVARANHSEYGLSASVWTQDGARQMRVARALRNGTVWINDHNKLFAEAETGGYRRSGLGRLHGYDALIDFVEIKHIYHNAGVVMP; translated from the coding sequence ATGAGTCTTGAAGCCCGTAACCTGATCGACGGCCAGTGGCAGGATGCCGCGAGTGGCCGCTTCGAACCCAGCCTGAACCCGGCCGACGGGGCCGTGATCGGCCGTTATGCCGCCAGCGGCGAGGTCGACGCGCAGGCCGCGATTGCCGCGGCCCGCTGTGCCTTCGACCGTCCGGACTGGGCGCAGTCGCCCCGCCTGCGCCAACAGGTCATGCTCAACTGGGCCGACCGCCTGGAGGCCCGCGCCGACGCGCTGGCACGCCTGCTGACGCTGGAGAACGGCAAGGTCCTGGCCCAGTCACACGGCGAGATCGGCGCCGCCATTTCCGAGATCCGCTACTACGCCGGCCTGACCCGCTACATCCCGGGCCATGTGTTCGAGGTCGAGCCCGGGGTGTACTCCACCCTGCTCAAGGAGCCCGCCGGCGTGGCCGGCATCATCGTGCCCTGGAACGCGCCGGTCGTGCTGCTGATCCGCTCTCTCACGCCGGCGCTGGCCGTCGGCTGCACTACGGTGATCAAGCCCGCGCCCCAGACGGCGCTGATCACCGCGGCGGTGATCGCCGAACTGCACGCGGTCGCCAAGCTGCCCAAGGGCGTCATCAACCTGGTCAGCGAGCTTGGTCACGACGTGGCCCAGGCGCTCACCACTTCCGCCGGGGTCGACGTCATCAGCTTCACGGGTTCCAATGCCACCGGCCAGCGCATCATGGCGGCGGCGGCGCCCACCATGAAGAAGCTCTCGCTCGAACTCGGCGGAAAATCCTGCTGCCTGGTGTTCGACGACGTCGACGTCGCCCGCATCGCGCCTCAGCTGGCCGCGGCCGCGACGATCATTTCCGGCCAGCAATGCACCGCCGCCCGGCGCGTGCTGGTGCATGCCTCGCGCTACGAGGAGATGAAGGTCGCGCTGTCGGGTGCGCTGCAGGCCCTGGTGGTGGCGCCTGGCGGCGCTGCCGGTGCCCATGTCGGCCCGCTGATCGACGCGCCGTCGCACCGGCGCGTGGGCGAGCTGATCCAGCAGGCCATGGACATGGCCGACGAGGTTATCCTGCGCGGCGGGCGCCCATCTGGTCTGCCGGCGGCAGGCCACTTCATGAGTCCGACCCTGGTGGCGCACCGCGATACCAGCGCCTTCTTCGTGCAGGACGAGATCTTCGGCCCCTTCGTGGTGCTGGAGAAGTTCGAGGATGAACGCGAGGCCGTGGCACGTGCCAACCACAGCGAGTACGGCCTGTCGGCCAGTGTCTGGACGCAGGATGGCGCGCGCCAGATGCGTGTGGCGCGGGCCTTGCGCAATGGCACGGTCTGGATCAACGACCACAACAAGCTTTTTGCCGAGGCCGAGACTGGTGGTTACCGCCGCAGCGGCCTGGGTCGCCTGCACGGTTATGACGCCCTGATCGACTTCGTGGAGATTAAGCACATTTACCACAACGCTGGCGTCGTCATGCCCTGA
- a CDS encoding molybdopterin cofactor-binding domain-containing protein translates to MRPASPVAPGSTAFVGQRLERLEDAALLTGRGVYADDVGVKPGTLQAAVLRSPHAHATVRSIDIGAALQLRGVRAILTGDDVQRWAQPFVVGVKQPMQHWALAVDRVRYVGEPVAVVVAEDRYIAEDALDLIRVDYEVRPAVVEIDVALSGESPLLHDAVGSNVVSDRHFSYGEPDAIFPGSLRVTTTVHYPRNSCSPMECAVVIAEYLGEDEGYEALSNFMGPFSLHAVMALALKVPGNKLRHKVPRDSGGSFGVKQAVFPYVVLMCLAARKAGAPVKWVEDRLEHLSAATSATARLATVAADVRDDGRILALHWDQVDEVGAYLRAPEPATFYRMHGCLTGAYDIPNLKVRNRVVVTNKTPTGLVRGFGGPQVYYALERLLDRIAIELKMDPVELRRRNFVKASQFPYKAAAGAVLDSGDYDRMVDMTLAAAREQGLYERQRTARAAGRLYGIGVAAVVEPSVSNMGYISTVLTPAQRAKAGPKNGAIASATVAVDLLGGVNVNIASAPAGQGHMTVCAQVVADALGLQPAQVMVNVEFDTAKDAWSVAAGNYSSRFAGAVAGVVHLAAHKLRDKLALIAADQFGCLPAEVAFAGGEIYNTANPALRQPFIRLAANPHWAPALLPEGVSPGLRETAFWTPAVLAAPDEADRVNTSATYGFVFDICGVEVDVNTGAVRVDRYVTGHDAGRLLNPALADGQIQGAFAQGLGAALLEEFRYGGDGSFQSGTLADYLMPTACETPDPVIVHLETLSPFTPLGAKGLGEGNNMSTPVCIANAFADALSPRMDLADVRLPLTPGRVLELLEVQDPSPREMPRPKLAMPAGEGLALQAQGEVDIPAPPEQVFAVLLDPVALARVIPGCHALQSTGPNRYRADVTVGVGLVKARYEAEIILSDIDAPRSLRLAGSGRSSLGTGAGTGLVTLQATATGTLLKYDYSAQVGGKVAMVGSRMLEGAARIIVAQLFESLGRQAGGEAVAPSWWRRVLRLLGVRA, encoded by the coding sequence TTGCGACCAGCTTCCCCCGTGGCCCCGGGCTCCACCGCCTTTGTGGGGCAGCGTCTCGAGCGTTTGGAGGATGCTGCCCTGCTGACCGGGCGTGGCGTCTACGCCGACGACGTGGGCGTCAAGCCAGGTACCTTGCAGGCCGCCGTGCTGCGCTCGCCGCATGCCCATGCCACAGTACGTTCCATCGATATCGGTGCGGCTCTGCAACTGAGGGGTGTGCGCGCCATCCTTACCGGTGACGATGTGCAACGCTGGGCCCAGCCCTTCGTGGTGGGCGTCAAGCAGCCGATGCAACATTGGGCGCTCGCTGTCGATCGTGTCCGCTATGTCGGCGAGCCGGTGGCCGTGGTGGTGGCCGAGGACCGATACATTGCCGAAGACGCACTGGACCTGATTCGTGTCGATTACGAGGTGCGTCCGGCGGTGGTCGAGATCGATGTCGCCTTGAGCGGGGAGTCGCCGTTGCTGCATGACGCCGTCGGCAGCAACGTGGTGTCCGATCGCCACTTCAGCTATGGCGAACCCGACGCCATTTTCCCGGGCAGTCTGCGTGTCACCACGACGGTGCATTACCCGCGCAACAGCTGCTCGCCGATGGAGTGCGCGGTGGTCATCGCCGAGTACCTGGGCGAGGACGAAGGCTACGAGGCCCTGTCCAATTTCATGGGGCCCTTCTCGCTGCACGCGGTGATGGCCCTGGCGCTCAAGGTACCGGGCAACAAGCTGCGCCACAAGGTGCCGCGCGATTCGGGTGGCAGCTTCGGTGTCAAGCAGGCGGTGTTCCCTTATGTCGTGCTGATGTGTCTGGCCGCGCGCAAGGCCGGCGCGCCGGTGAAGTGGGTCGAAGACCGGCTGGAGCACCTGAGTGCCGCCACCTCCGCTACCGCCCGTCTGGCGACGGTCGCCGCCGACGTGCGCGACGACGGCCGCATCCTGGCGCTGCACTGGGACCAGGTCGACGAGGTGGGGGCCTACCTGCGCGCGCCCGAGCCGGCCACGTTCTATCGCATGCACGGCTGCCTGACCGGTGCCTACGACATCCCCAACCTGAAGGTACGCAACCGGGTGGTCGTGACCAACAAGACGCCGACCGGTCTGGTGCGCGGTTTTGGCGGTCCACAGGTCTACTACGCGTTGGAGCGGCTGCTCGATCGCATCGCTATCGAGCTCAAGATGGATCCGGTCGAGCTGCGCCGCCGTAACTTCGTCAAGGCCAGTCAGTTCCCCTACAAGGCTGCTGCCGGCGCGGTGCTCGACTCGGGTGATTACGACCGGATGGTGGACATGACCCTGGCGGCGGCACGCGAACAGGGGCTGTACGAACGCCAGCGCACCGCGCGCGCTGCCGGACGGCTGTACGGCATCGGCGTGGCCGCCGTGGTGGAGCCCTCGGTCTCCAATATGGGTTACATCAGCACCGTGCTCACGCCCGCGCAGCGCGCCAAGGCCGGGCCGAAGAACGGGGCGATTGCCAGCGCCACGGTGGCCGTGGACCTGCTGGGTGGCGTCAACGTCAACATTGCCTCGGCGCCCGCCGGCCAGGGCCACATGACGGTCTGCGCCCAGGTGGTGGCCGACGCGCTCGGCCTGCAGCCGGCCCAGGTGATGGTCAACGTCGAGTTCGACACCGCCAAGGATGCCTGGTCTGTCGCCGCCGGCAACTACTCCAGCCGCTTCGCCGGTGCGGTGGCGGGTGTGGTGCACCTGGCGGCGCACAAGCTGCGCGACAAGCTGGCGCTGATCGCGGCCGACCAGTTCGGCTGCCTGCCGGCCGAGGTGGCCTTCGCCGGCGGCGAAATCTACAACACTGCCAACCCGGCGCTGCGCCAGCCCTTCATCCGGCTGGCGGCCAATCCGCATTGGGCGCCGGCGTTGCTGCCCGAGGGGGTGAGCCCGGGCTTGCGCGAGACCGCCTTCTGGACGCCCGCGGTGCTGGCTGCACCCGATGAGGCCGACCGTGTCAACACCTCCGCCACCTACGGCTTTGTCTTCGATATCTGTGGCGTGGAGGTGGATGTCAACACCGGTGCGGTACGCGTGGACCGCTATGTCACTGGGCACGACGCCGGGCGCCTGCTCAACCCGGCGCTGGCCGACGGGCAGATCCAGGGTGCCTTCGCGCAGGGCCTGGGGGCGGCGCTGCTGGAAGAGTTTCGCTACGGCGGCGACGGCAGCTTCCAGTCCGGCACGCTGGCCGACTACCTGATGCCCACGGCCTGCGAGACGCCCGACCCTGTCATCGTCCACCTCGAAACCCTGTCGCCTTTCACCCCGCTGGGGGCCAAGGGCCTGGGCGAGGGCAACAATATGAGCACGCCGGTGTGCATTGCCAACGCCTTTGCCGATGCGTTGAGCCCACGCATGGACCTGGCGGATGTGCGCCTGCCCCTGACACCGGGCCGTGTGCTGGAGCTGCTTGAGGTACAGGATCCTTCGCCCCGGGAAATGCCGCGCCCAAAACTGGCCATGCCTGCCGGCGAAGGCCTGGCGCTGCAGGCGCAGGGCGAGGTGGACATACCGGCGCCGCCGGAGCAGGTGTTTGCCGTGCTGCTGGACCCGGTGGCGCTGGCCCGGGTGATCCCGGGCTGCCACGCCCTGCAGTCCACCGGCCCCAACCGCTACCGCGCCGATGTGACCGTGGGTGTGGGCCTGGTCAAGGCGCGCTACGAGGCCGAGATCATCCTCTCCGATATCGACGCCCCGCGCAGCCTGCGCCTGGCCGGCAGCGGCCGCTCCTCGCTGGGCACAGGCGCCGGCACCGGCCTGGTGACGCTGCAGGCCACGGCCACCGGTACGCTGCTGAAGTACGACTACAGCGCCCAGGTGGGTGGCAAGGTGGCCATGGTGGGCAGCCGCATGCTCGAAGGCGCCGCCCGCATCATCGTGGCCCAGCTGTTCGAGTCGCTGGGTCGTCAGGCCGGCGGAGAAGCTGTAGCGCCCAGCTGGTGGCGTCGGGTCCTGCGTCTTCTGGGGGTGCGCGCATGA
- a CDS encoding ABC transporter ATP-binding protein — MLTLKNLSVDHGALRALWDVSLHVGKGERVGLLGANGAGKSTAMGAIVGLYPSVSGTITYDGRLLDCPSTAQTVAAGIALVPEGRRLFPAMSVLENLVMGVYAAASRKDLDATLERVYALFPILRDKACQNAGELSGGQQQMVTIGRALMSRPRLLLLDEPFIGVAPRLVDEILEALRSIADEGVTMLLVEQNTHRALDFVQRAYVIENGRTVLEGDRQALLDDPAFAAKFLGLE; from the coding sequence ATGCTGACGCTGAAGAACCTGAGTGTGGACCACGGCGCCCTGCGCGCCCTGTGGGACGTTTCACTGCACGTGGGCAAGGGTGAGCGCGTGGGACTTCTAGGCGCCAATGGTGCGGGCAAGTCCACGGCGATGGGGGCGATCGTCGGCCTGTACCCGAGCGTGTCCGGCACCATCACCTACGACGGCCGGTTGCTGGATTGCCCCTCGACGGCCCAGACGGTGGCCGCTGGCATCGCCCTGGTGCCCGAAGGCCGGCGCCTGTTCCCCGCTATGAGCGTGCTGGAGAACCTTGTCATGGGGGTCTATGCAGCGGCCAGCCGCAAGGACCTCGATGCAACGCTTGAGCGCGTCTACGCGCTGTTCCCGATCCTGCGCGACAAGGCGTGCCAGAACGCCGGCGAACTCAGCGGAGGGCAGCAACAGATGGTGACCATCGGCCGCGCCCTGATGTCGCGACCCAGGCTGCTGCTGCTGGACGAGCCTTTCATCGGCGTGGCGCCCAGGCTGGTCGACGAGATCCTGGAGGCCTTGCGCAGCATCGCCGACGAGGGCGTGACCATGCTCCTGGTCGAGCAGAACACCCACCGCGCACTGGACTTCGTGCAGCGTGCCTACGTGATCGAAAACGGCCGTACCGTGCTGGAGGGGGACCGCCAGGCGCTGTTGGACGACCCGGCCTTTGCCGCCAAGTTTCTCGGACTTGAGTAG
- a CDS encoding SDR family NAD(P)-dependent oxidoreductase has product MLENLKQWAPRLDGRVAIVTGAAQGIGARYAQALAAEGARVVCADVIDAAPTAAAINAADGQAIAVRVDVTSSASTLQMAAAAVEAFGRIDILVNNAGLFTNLALKPFEQIDSAEWDKVMAVNVRGPFECSKAVLPAMRQQGYGKIINIASGTVFKGAPMLLHYVSSKGAVVAMTRSMARELGDAGIRVNTLAPGLTASENTLANPAWQGVVSANNIASRAIKREVTPEDLCGTLLYLASTDSDFVTGQVVVVDGGSVMH; this is encoded by the coding sequence ATGTTAGAAAACTTGAAACAATGGGCCCCGCGGCTGGACGGTCGCGTGGCGATCGTCACCGGTGCGGCCCAGGGCATCGGCGCGCGCTACGCGCAGGCGCTGGCCGCCGAGGGCGCCCGGGTGGTGTGCGCCGACGTCATCGACGCGGCCCCGACGGCGGCCGCCATCAATGCGGCTGACGGCCAGGCCATCGCGGTCCGGGTCGACGTTACCTCGTCTGCGTCCACCCTCCAGATGGCGGCCGCGGCTGTCGAAGCCTTTGGCCGCATCGACATCCTGGTCAACAACGCCGGCCTCTTCACCAACCTGGCCCTCAAGCCCTTCGAGCAGATCGATAGCGCTGAGTGGGACAAGGTGATGGCGGTCAACGTGCGCGGTCCGTTCGAGTGCAGCAAGGCGGTGCTGCCCGCCATGCGCCAGCAGGGCTACGGCAAGATCATCAACATCGCCTCGGGAACGGTGTTCAAGGGTGCGCCGATGCTGCTGCACTACGTCAGCTCCAAAGGCGCCGTGGTCGCCATGACGCGCAGCATGGCGCGCGAGCTGGGTGACGCCGGCATCCGCGTCAACACGCTTGCGCCGGGTCTGACGGCCAGCGAAAACACCCTGGCGAACCCGGCGTGGCAGGGCGTCGTGAGCGCCAACAACATCGCCAGCCGTGCCATCAAGCGCGAGGTCACGCCGGAAGACCTCTGCGGCACACTGCTCTACCTGGCCAGCACCGACAGCGACTTCGTGACCGGCCAGGTCGTCGTGGTCGATGGCGGTTCCGTGATGCATTGA